The Nitrospirota bacterium genome contains the following window.
TGTTTTTTTATTTTTGAGCTTGCCGAGGATCATAGTTCCAGGACGTCATCACGCTTACCGGTCCAGCTTAAAGATTCTTATGGCGTTGCTTTGGGCAAACGCGGCGGCGGTTTGTGGCTTAAGTTGTGCAAGGAGCTCGCGGAAGCGTTGAACACGTCGCCCGTAGTTCTCGGGGTTCATGCCAGGTGCGTGTGCCACATCCATGCCGATCATGAAGCGGTCCGGGAAGGCTTCGTACACCTCGCGCATCTCCGGAAACAGTATGCCATCCTTCTCTATCAATGCTGTGTACTCCTCCATCCGCGGCCAGCCGATGCCGTAACCCGTCTTTCCCACATTGGTCATGTTGGCAAGGTCACAATACAGGTTCGGATGATTCTCCAGCATGGCCCGGATTAGGGATGCCTTGCTGCGACCGCAGTTGTGCGCCCATACGTAGCGGACCCTGGGGTTTTCCCGGAGGAGGCGGGCAAAGTCTTCGACAAGACGCGGTGCGCCCTCCATGTGAAGGACGATGGGCACGTCAAAGCGGGAGGCTAACCTGCTCAGGCTCTGCATGAAGGAGGAATAAATCGGGTTTTCCTGCTCGGCATGTGGCCCCGATGAGTAGGCGAAGTGCTTCACCATGACCTCGCCGATGCCCCAGAAGCGACCCGTAGCGAGCTTTTCCTCAGTCTCTTTCAGAAGCCTCAGGATGGCATCATCGGGATTGAGCCACTTGCTCGCACCCGTGAGTTCCGGCCTCTGCATCCCAACAAGAGAAATAAAACGGCCGGGGTATTTGCTCGCCAGCGCCAGTGCAAGGTCGTCGTTTCCAGGCCGGTCGGCAGAGCCAGCCGGGCCGGGATAATATCGCGCCATGACAATCTGCCGCGAGACGTTATTGAGATCCATAACGTGGATCATCGTATCCCAATCGAACGATGCTCCAAGATGGCTATGTGCGTCGATTATGGAGCCGGTGTAGAGTTCAGCAGCCACGCCCACGCGGGCCACCGTTATTAGAATTACAATGGCGACTACCAGACTCTTCCGGTCGGTCCTCATGGCGATCTCTTTACTTTCTGAACTGCATTGCCCTACTACTTGATTATACCAGTTCGGATATCTCTGCAAATCCGTCTATGAGTGACAGATGATGTGAAATACTACATGCAGGTTACATCACCACTGCATCTAGGACGAGTGCAGAATCCAGAAAGGATATTGCACTGCGATGTGAAATATGCGCTCATGTTAAAAAGCATTCGCAGGCAGGCTTCAGGAAGAAGCGCAGGACGCAAACTTCAAATGCGATTCTACACCCCTTTACGGATCATGTCTATCCTGGCGGCGCCTGCAAGTGTAGTATGTCTTTGTTTTGACAAGGACGAGAAAAGCCAAGTCGCAGCCAGCTCCCGCCATTTCATGTTCGCCGCCTCCGGTGAGGGGCGTCGTCATCTTCTACTTCCTTTTCTATTTTTTGATCATCTCCGATGAAAATGTAAAGTAAAGGCCCGAGCACGGGTATTGTAATAGTAAAGAACCAAACAAGTTTATTAATATCTCTTTTAAATTCGCTCCTGAGCAGATCGATCAATGAAAAGATCCATAAAATAAAAGCTGCAAAGATTGTCAACGATAATGCGACGGAGATACCTTTGAGTTGCTGAAAGGCTGAGGACAGGTCAAATCCAGGGTTCATAGGTTCGTCCTTTTGTCATTTCAATGATGACGCCGGTTGTTTTGGTTCGAATCATGCCTGGCTCCCCATAATGGACTCGAACGAGTGGACCTCATGCCGATAATACCAGATGCATGCAATTTCCAAATGATGCGATCGTTGCGGACTTCAGGAAGTAGCGCTCTCAGCGGGATAAAATTATCTATATTTCTTTTTAATTGTTGGTCCTGCTTTATCAGGACGAAATCATTCAGCCGCTCCTCTTCGATCCATACATGAAGTCTACATAGCCTGCTATCTGCATCCGCGCCTCATCGGTTACCTGCCGCATTTTTCTCAGCATCATGATCTCATCAAGGTTCAGGACTTTATCAAGATAAGAGGTCTGCTCTTCGGAAAGAGGATATTTACGCTTGCCCCGGTTGAATTTGGCTTGTGAAGGAACAAGAAAATAGCTTTTGACCTCGTCGGGTACTATTTCCTGGTGCGCTGCGAGAATAAGCGTGGACGTATCGAGGTTCAGATTCCTTGCGATCATCGTGAGCGTATCATCTTTCGGAATATGTCCTTTATGAATAGTGACGCGCAGGAGCTCCGAGCTGATCCCCAACGCCTTAGAAGCGTCTTTGAGGTTTTTAAATCCTTTTTCATCGAGTGCATTTTTTATCATTTCAGATACTCTCATTGAGAACCTCCGTGGAGAATAAATAATCCAGTACACAGCATCAGGCGTTTATTACCACATGTTATCCATACATTTTCGCAATTGATTGCGAGCGCATAATCGCAGAAAGTACCGCCGCGATCACGGAAAGGCGACGCGGAGACGGCGAAGGTGCATTGATTCCAGAATGGAACTTACCATAATAATGTCTCTCGTGACCGAATATTTTTCTTGTTCATCGCAGCGCAATGGCTTTCTCAGGACACATCTCCTGACAGCAAAAGCACGCAATACAGGCGTCGGCGTTCACCCGAGGGACATTCGCAACCATGGATAGAGCCGATACCGGGCAATGATCAACGCAGGTGCCGCAGCTCGTGCACTTTCCGGGATCCGCCTGAGGACGAAGGATCGCCCGATTATGGATCATTGACTGCATGGCCTCGTTGCGGAATATCGCTTCGCCGCCAAGCGGGGGGAGCTTGAAATCAGGCAGCCGTTTCAGCTCCCCGATGATCTCGATCGCGCTGAGGTCGTAGTCGCCCAGGCCCGCCTCTTTCGCCTTCTGGAGGAAACGCAGCCGCCCCGGGTCGCATCCCATCATCGTGGCGATGACGGAATCGACGGCAACAGCATTGTCAGAGGCGAGGATCACGCCGATATGTCTGAGGTCGGGGGAGGCCGGCCCGTTGCCTTCCATCCCGACCACTGCGTCGACGATGAACAGGTCCGGCACTCTGAGCCTGAATACCTCTACTATCACTTCATTAAAATCCGCCGGGTTGCCGGCGGCCTTGTGCAGCATGGCTTTCTGGGCGCCTGGCAATAAACCGTAGCTGTTCTTGATAGCCCCGGTCACAACGGTCAGACCGTGAGTCTTGAATTTCGGCAGACTGATGATGACATCGGCTTCCAGAATGTCCCGCGAGACGCTCACAAAGGGCATGTACTTGGGATTGAAAGCGACCCTCTGGGAATCATTTCCGATGTTCTTATACCAGCCGCTGGCTGCTTCCATCAGGCCCGTTCTCGTGAAGCTCTCCTCGTTCGCGCCGTAACTGAAAAGGCCCGGATTGTCTCCCACAATAAGGGAGGCGGGGCCCATGGTCTCCACCTTTTCCACGACAGCGCGAAGAACTGCAGGATTGGTGACGATGCCTTCCTTTGTTTCCGAGCTTCGGAGCACATTGGGCTTGATCAGGACTTTTTTCCCCGAGACAGTGATGGGGAATAGTTCAAATGCCCGGTCCACGGCTTGACGGACATTCTCATAACTGGCGGGATGGATCATGACCTTTGACATGGGTTATTCCTTTTTCCCGATCGAAAATGCCTTGCCAATGCGCTCGCCAATGCCGCAGTAGGCGCCTTGCCCTGTGTCAAAAACGAGCGCATGGAGCTTCTGCATATCCGGCATTCCCTGTTCATCGAGCACCGACTCTTCGGCCTTGATGTCCATGATCTCGCCGACGAATTGCGTGTGAAGCCCGATCTCCAGCGTGTGGAGCACCCTGCATTCGATCACCAGGGGGAACTCCTTGATGTACGGAGCGTCAACGAGGTCGCTTCGAACGGGGGTGAGTTTCGTCGACGCAAACTTGTCGACCTGTTTCCCCGAAGTGGT
Protein-coding sequences here:
- a CDS encoding amidohydrolase family protein, which translates into the protein MRTDRKSLVVAIVILITVARVGVAAELYTGSIIDAHSHLGASFDWDTMIHVMDLNNVSRQIVMARYYPGPAGSADRPGNDDLALALASKYPGRFISLVGMQRPELTGASKWLNPDDAILRLLKETEEKLATGRFWGIGEVMVKHFAYSSGPHAEQENPIYSSFMQSLSRLASRFDVPIVLHMEGAPRLVEDFARLLRENPRVRYVWAHNCGRSKASLIRAMLENHPNLYCDLANMTNVGKTGYGIGWPRMEEYTALIEKDGILFPEMREVYEAFPDRFMIGMDVAHAPGMNPENYGRRVQRFRELLAQLKPQTAAAFAQSNAIRIFKLDR
- a CDS encoding PLD nuclease N-terminal domain-containing protein, with amino-acid sequence MNPGFDLSSAFQQLKGISVALSLTIFAAFILWIFSLIDLLRSEFKRDINKLVWFFTITIPVLGPLLYIFIGDDQKIEKEVEDDDAPHRRRRT
- a CDS encoding DUF362 domain-containing protein, coding for MSKVMIHPASYENVRQAVDRAFELFPITVSGKKVLIKPNVLRSSETKEGIVTNPAVLRAVVEKVETMGPASLIVGDNPGLFSYGANEESFTRTGLMEAASGWYKNIGNDSQRVAFNPKYMPFVSVSRDILEADVIISLPKFKTHGLTVVTGAIKNSYGLLPGAQKAMLHKAAGNPADFNEVIVEVFRLRVPDLFIVDAVVGMEGNGPASPDLRHIGVILASDNAVAVDSVIATMMGCDPGRLRFLQKAKEAGLGDYDLSAIEIIGELKRLPDFKLPPLGGEAIFRNEAMQSMIHNRAILRPQADPGKCTSCGTCVDHCPVSALSMVANVPRVNADACIACFCCQEMCPEKAIALR
- a CDS encoding flavin reductase family protein; the encoded protein is MKRSLGAKTLAQPSPVWVIGSYDSQGKPNMMTIAWGGICCSQPPCVTISLRKATYTYGCIQERKAYTINIPSAALVKEVDYVGTTSGKQVDKFASTKLTPVRSDLVDAPYIKEFPLVIECRVLHTLEIGLHTQFVGEIMDIKAEESVLDEQGMPDMQKLHALVFDTGQGAYCGIGERIGKAFSIGKKE